The region GGACAGATGGCCGGCATGGCTGAACCTGGAGGACCGGGTGTACCGCCCTCTGGTTCTTACCGTGCTGCCCTTTTTGGGAGCCATGCTGGCCAGATGTGTCAATGGGGTATGCGAAGTCCCTCTATCCCTGTTCATGAAAAAACCGGAAAAAAATCAGGTGGTGGTACCGGGGGAATCCAGCAGGTTTTTCAGGCAGGCCCAGGATGTAAGGCTTCTGCACATGATTTATTCCAGCATGGGATATGGATTTATGATGCTGGGAGCAGGGCTCATACTGATGACAGCATATGTGCTGTTTTTATGAGAAGCCTTGTGGGTGGAGAAAACGTGAGCTGTCAGGCATGTGTAAAAATACGTTCTGCAGGATAATAAAAAAGGTTGTCCCTTATATGATTAATTACCTCAGGGATGGTGATACTCTCCATTAGAAAACACCATTTATGAATCAGCGAGGTAATGATATGTATAGAGAGAACAAGAATATGAACCAGGACGCACACCAGACCATTTTGAGAGGGGATTTATATTATGCGGATCTGTCGCCGGTAGTGGGGTCTGAGCAGGGAGGAGTCCGGCCGGTTCTGGTCATCCAGAATGATGTAGGGAACAAATACAGCCCAACCGTAATCGTAGCGGCCATCACCAGCCGATCCACCAAGGCAGCCATCCCCACCCATGTGTGTATCCGCAGGATGCGCAGCGGATTAAAGCAGGATTCCACCGTACTGGCAGAGCAGATTCGCACCATAGACCGGAACCGTTTAAAGGAATACATAGGACATCTGGATTCCGGACAGATGGCGGGAATCGAACAGGCCATGGTTACCAGCCTGGGACTGGGGCATCTGACGGGTAATATGGGACAGGTCTTTTTTCCGTCTTATTCATAAGACGGCCAGAGTGCCGACCAAGTCGCCACTCTGTGAAAATCATGGCGGTGCCATGATTTTCAATTCCGTAAGGATGAAATGCCGATTTCCTCGCACAAGGGCTTTCAGCATGCACAAAACATTGTATGAGGCAGGGGACGGCCCTGTTATATTGGGACGGTCAGTTGAGACCGGGAAGCGGGACTGCAAAATTGAGACTGTAAAATGAGGACGGGAGGCAAAATGGATATTGACATATGTCATAAACAGCCTTATAATTATTGACATAAGTCAAAAACAAAGTAAGACAGCGGATAAGGAGAAGGCATATGGCGCGACCGTACAAGGCCAGAAGAATCTGCTCCGTGCCCACCATAGACACCTTTGGTCCTTTGAACCAGGAGATGGACAGCGCGGTGGAGCTCACGCTGGAGGAATATGAGACCATACGGCTCATTGACTGGCTGGACTGCACCCAGGAAGAGTGCGCGGACCAGATGGGGGTGGCCAGAACCACGGTCCAGGCGGTGTATAATTCAGCCAGGAAAAAGCTGGCGGACTGTCTGGTCAATGGGAAAAGGCTGGAAATCCGGGGAGGCAACTACCAGCTGTGCCCGGACGGAGGAAACTGCTGCGGGAAGAACTGCGGGAAACTCGGATGCCGCAGACGCCGCTGTAATAACAAACCAGGAGGAGATTGTAATGAAGATTGCTGTAACATATGAAAACGGACAGGTATTCCAGCATTTTGGCCATACAGAGGAGTTCAAGGTATATGACACAGAGGATAAGAAAATCCTGTCCTCTCAGGTAGTGGGAACCGGCGGAAGCGGCCATGAGGCCCTGGCTGTGTTTTTGAAAAACCTGGGAGTAGAGGTGCTGATTTGCGGAGGAATCGGAGGCGGCGCCAGGACAGCGCTGGACCAGGCCGGAATTGAACTGTATCCAGGCGCATCCGGGGATGCAGACCAGGCAGTGGAGGCGCTGTTAAGCGGCAGCCTGGTTTATGATCCAAATACCGTGTGCAGCCATCACCATGAGGGCGGGGAGCATAACTGCCATGGACACGGACACAGCTGCGGAGAACATAATTAACAAAAAGAAAAAAAGCGAATAAAGCAAAGAGATGCCGGTATGTGGATATGGATTCACGTACCGGCATTTTTCATGTCCTTTTTTTACATCAAGCCGGATTACAGCAGGAAGATACATGAGAATACGCCGGATATACCGGGGCTAAATGACATTACAGGTAAGAACCGTTACATAGAAAAATCCAATTGGACAAACAATTTTTTTATTAGTAAACTAAATTGAATGCATATCGCAAACAATAATTCGATAATGCAAAAGAGGATCAGAATGAATCAGATAATTTATAAGGAAAGAAAGAATACAAACTCCATGAAGTGGGATAACTGCGGGGAGAAATTCGGCAATGAGAATCTGCTGCCTTTGTGGGTGGCTGATATGGATTTTGAGGTTCCGGAATGTGTGAAGGACGCTATAAAGGAATACGCTGATTTCGGCGTGTTCGGATATTATAATACGCCTCATGCATACGCAGATGCATTTATCCGGTGGGAGGAAACATATCACAATTATCAGGTGAAAAGAGAGTGGATGCGTTTTGCTCCCGGAGTTGTTCCTGCCGTCAACTGGCTGATGCATATACTGACCAGGGAACAGGAGGGAGTTATTATTATGCCTCCTGTGTATTATCCATTCCGCGACGCAATCCTTAATAATAACAGACAGCCTGTGGAAAGTCCCCTTGTACGTACGGAAAATGGGTATGTGATGGACTATAAGGATTTTGAAGAGAAAATCATGGAACATGACGTAAAGCTGTTTATACTGTGCTCCCCTCATAATCCTGTGGGAAGGGTATGGAGGTCCGGGGAGATACAAAGGGCGCTGGATATATGTAAGAAGCATCATGTCTATGTTATCTCCGATGAAATTCATCAGGATATCATCATGAAAGGCCATGAGCATGTTGTAGCTGCCACCACAGGGACATACGATGATATGCTGGTCACACTTACGGCAGGGACCAAGACATTTAACCTGGCAGCCTGCCAGAATTCCATCCTGGTCATTCCGGATCAGGGACTGCGGGACAGGTATGACCAGTATTTAAAACGGCTGCGGATTAATGGCGGGAATGCATTTGGTTATATTGCGGTACAAAGCGCCTATGAAAAGGGAAGGGACTGGCTTGAGCAGGTACTGGATATCATAGAGGCCAATTACCGCTATATGAGAAACGCGCTTTTGGAGGCGCTTGCGGATGTGTGGATTTCCGAGCTGGAAGGAACGTATCTGATGTGGATTGATTTGGGCAGATACATAAAGCCGGAGGACATGAAACACGTTATCCAGGACAAATGCGGTTTGGCAGTGGATTATGGAAGCTGGTTTGGTGAAGGCGGATATGACGGATTTATCCGCGTCAATCTTGCAACCAGCAAGGAAAATATTGAACTGGCGGCGCAAAATATAATCAGGGCCCTGAAACACGTTTGATAAAGGATAGAGTGACACTTGCGGATATGGAAAATATTAAAATAAATCAATTGTCTTTTTCGTATGAAGACAACGGGAAATTAATTTTAAAGGATATAAATATAGAGGTGCAGGCGGGAGAATTTGTCTGTATTCTGGGACAATCCGGGTGCGGAAAAAGCACACTTTTGCGCCTGCTGGCCGGCCTTTTAAAACCCACGTCCGGAGAATTGTTAATCGGAGGTAAAAAGGTGGAAGGAGCCAGTCTGGAGCGCGGCGTTGTATTCCAGGATTACGGTTTGTTCCCGTGGATGACAGCGGGTGAAAATATCCTGCTTGCATTAAAACAGCGTTTTCCAGGAAGGACAAAGCAGGAGCTAAAGCAGACTGCCATAAACATGCTGCTGGAAGTGGGGCTGGAGGAATCCGTCTATAAGATGCTGCCAAAGGAATTGTCCGGCGGCATGAAGCAGAGGTGTGCCATTGCCCAGGCATTCAGCATGGACCCGCCCATCCTGCTGATGGACGAGCCGTTTGGAGCGCTGGACGCGGTGACCCGGGCCAGACTTCAGGACCTGGTGCTCAAGCTGTGGGCACAGGACAACCCAAAGAAAACCGTGTTTTTTGTGACCCATGATGTAGATGAGGCAATGCTCCTTGCCAACCGCATTATCGTGCTGGGACAATCGCCAAGCAGCATTATATACGAGTGCGCGATTCCGGAAGACGGACGCCCCACCAGGGAGACACAGTTTGAGAACATGGAAATGCTCAGGATGCGCACCAAATTGATTTGCCAGATTAACAGGGATGTGGCAGACCACATTGAATAGAAGATGGATAGGGAGCTGATCTGCTGTCAGGTCCTATAACCATAAATATACGGTAACAGAAAGGGAAAAAGTCATGAAAAAGAGAATTTTTACAGTGCTTCTGGCAGCGGCTATGACAGTCAGTCTGGCGGCCTGCGCCGGCACGGCAGAGAACAATGCCGGCAAAAAAACAGAGGAGACATCAGCAGGCCAAAGCGTGTCAAAGGAGACCGCGGAAAGTGAGGCCGCATCAAAAGAAACACCTGGGGAGAATACACAGGAACAGGCAGCATCGGATGAAAAGGCTTCCGGTGGAAACGCGCCGGAGCAGAGCGTGGTAAAATGGAACTGCGGAACAAGCGGTAATGTGCTTCTGACAATTGCAGAGGAAAAGGGATATCTGAAAGACGAGGGAATCACAATTGAGTACGTTGAGGCCAATGCCAATGCCGACGCAATGACGCTGCTGGCTACGGGCAAGGTGGATGTTGTATCGAATGCAGGAACAAGCAACCCTCTGCAGCAGATTGCGTCCGGAGTGGACCTGACAATCTTTGGAGGCCACATGGTAGAAGGCTGTATGCCGGTTGTGGCGAAAGCCGGTGCTGAGTGGAACGGAATCGAATCCTTTATCGGCAAAAAGGTGGCGGTGAATCCAAGCTACTTTGCGTTTACGGGCGCAGTGATGGACCTTGGCTATGATAATCCCCTTGAGGCCGTGGACTGGGAAATTTATTCCGATTACAATGACGCCCTGGCAGCCGTAATCCGCGGGGATGTAGAATATGCGCTTATGGGTACAGGACAGAACCTGGCCGTTCAGGAGATGGTGAAAAATGGGGAAATCGACATCGTAAGCTATCAGAGTGAAATCATGGAGAATTATTCCTGCTGCAGGATGGAAGGCCAGACCCAATGGGTAAATGATAATCCCAATACAGTAAAAGCCGTTATCCGCGCATTGTTACGGGCACAGTCTTATTATGAGAGCAATAAAGAGGAGGCCGTAAAATTACATGCCGCAAAAATCAAGGCCACGGAAGAATATGTGGCTGCTTATATGTTGGATGACGAGCACTATTTTGTAAGTGTTGACCCCCTTAAAAATTTTGTAAAGCGGGCGTGGGATATACTTGACAAAACAGGATTCTTAGATGAAAAGGCAAAAGAGATCAATATTGATGACCATATCAATACGAAGTTATATGAGGAAGCCCTTGGAGAAGCGGCAGAGGCATACGGCGGGGAAGCGCCTGAGTTCTACCAGAATATGAAAACCTTCTTTGAAGAGAACGACAAATAAGAGGAGCGGTTAAGGAGACAGGGACATGAATAAGGCAGGGGCATTTATTAAAAAATATTGGATTACATTCTGCATATTCTCAGGGCTGGTGCTGCTGTATGTTTATGTGACGGAAAATAAACTGGTGAATCCATATCTGTTTCCATCAGCAGACGCGATTAAACAGGCATTTATCTCAAGCCGCGGCATGATGGCAGGCAATATGCTGGCATCCTTTAAGCTGCTGATACCGTCAGTGACAATTTCGCTGCTTATTGCCCTGTTCCTCGGAACAATCATGGGGATGAATACAAGGGTAAGGGAAGTCCTGTATCCGGTCATTTACGCTTTTAGCGTAATACCATCTATTCTCTTGTCCCCCTTTGTACTTCTCATGGCTCCAAGCCTGTTTTCTGCGTCCGTTTTTCTGATTGTCTATAACATTATGTGGGCAACCCTTTTTGCCACCATTACAGGTATCATGACAATCGACAAACGATATCTGGACAAGGCCGCCACCCTGGAATTACGGGGGTTTAAGAGACTGATAAAGGTCATCCTTCCGGCGGCAAGCCCATCCATTCTGGCGGGATTTGTCAATTCCCTGCGCAGTTCCTTTGTTATGCTGGTTTTTGCTGAGATGTACGGGGCAGGTCAGGGCATGGGATATTTCGTGAAGAAGTATGCGGAGTTAGGCATTTTCGCCAATACGTGGGTTGGTTTTGTTTTTATGGTAATCGTACTGGTAATCGTAATGCAGATATTTGAGCTGCTGAAAAAGCATTTGCTGAAGTGGACGATAGAGTAGAGGAATTCGGCAGAAGATCAGCGGTAGTTAGGCAGAAGATTAGAAAAAATCAGGCCCGCATGAACACGGTATATAAAGCAGTGTTCATGCGGGCCTGGACAGGGCCTTTAGCGGCCCTTGAACAGCTTTGTACTGTCCGGATCCCATAGAATGGGGGACGGGACGCACTGGGGCTCTAAGATAATGCTGCTTTTGCCCGGTGCGGCATGGATAGCACAGTATACCCCAAAACAGGGAACACCCTTAAGGGTGACGTGAAACACGACAGCATGAGACAGAGGTTTATTGGGTCAACAGAAAGGCAGAGGGATAAAAAGCAGCAGGGCGAGGGCGGCTCTGCTGCAATGTGGATGGTATCAAAGTCTAAATTGGCTAAAGTCAATGGAAAAGTCCTCATATATGTTGACTTTAACAGAATCGGTAAATCGGTAAATGGTGGGTGGTGTTTCGTTAGCCAAGTCATACACCATAACAACCTCCCTGGCTGGGTCTATAATCCAATATTCCCGTACCCCCGCCCCTTGATAAAGAGCCAGCTTTTTGTAATAGTCCATTTGTCGGCTGGAAGAGGAAACAATCTCAATCGTCCAATCCGGTGCACCGTGGCAGCCTTTATTATCCAATTTGTCTTTGTCGCAAATTACGGATATATCCGGCTCCAGGTAGTTTGCATTATTCTTTTCATCCTCTGCCTGAAGGAACACGGCAAATGGTGCATGGAATACTTCACAGGGGCCGTTTTTACTGTTGATATAATTGAAAATGGTTCCGTGTAGAAAGGTAGATATTCTTTGGTGGGTAGTGTTCGGTGGTGCCATGTAATAAATCTGACCGTCAATCAGTTCTGCCCGTTCTCCATTCGGCAAGTTGTAAATATCGTCAATGGTATAGACTCTTTCTTTTGGTAATGGCATAGGGTTACGCTCCTTCCTGTGAGGTATTGTCAGATTCGATAGTTTGTGTAATGGCTCTATTAATAAAACCATTTAAGCTTTCGCCATGTATTTCAGCGTGTTTTGATATGTCAGTTTTTTTCCCTTTTGGTACAGTGAGGTTAATTCTATCATAATTGTTACTTATATATTTATTTACTGCTTTTTGTTGGGCTTTGCTTATTTTGCTTTCCTCTGCCATGTGTTTATATTCCTCCTTCCAGTGGGCGACAAAAGACAAAGACACTTATTTCATTATATCCATATTGTATCATTGTTATCTACTTGCGTAAATATATAAATTTCACAAATATATTTGCGCAAATATATAAAACATGCCAATAAGCTATTTGTGCTAATAGATATATACTATATACATAGCAAGGAACAGAAAACAAAAGCAGCCGGGGCAGACAATCCCCCACAAACTTACCAGTCGTACCTGTGAGCCACAAGCAATAGACACGCAAGACTGGTAGGGGCTGTAAAGGAGAGCACACTATGTCAGAGAGAACATTACTTAAGAAGGTCAATGACCTTAAGGTCCTGGAGGCCCAAAAGAAAGCCATTGAAAAGCAGATGGAACTCCTGCAGGAGGACATCAAGAAGGAGTTGCAGGCCAGGGGACAGGAGGAAACAGAGGTGGGTGACTGGATGGTTAGATTCAAGGCTGTTATCAGCAATAAGTTTAATGCAAGGGCATTTGCCGCCGACCATCCGAAACTCTACCAGAAATACATGGGCCAGTCCCAGACCATGAGATTCACAGTGAAGTAAGCGTATAGGGCTGAGAAAACAAAGTATCCGGCAGAGGGGAGTAACGGCAATTACATAGAGCCTCTGCCGGGGCCACATACCAGGAAAGGAGATTATGATTAAATGGAGCCGATAGCAAAAGCGTTTTAAGGGCCGGGGAACTGGCCTTTTTTTGATGCGGATATTTGATTGTGGGTAAATTGTGGGTACGGCTTGCATTCCCGCCCAAAATATGCTACACTATCCCCTGCAATAAGGCCGCAGATTCCCTGTCATTATCAGCATTTCCGGGACAATCTGCAACAAACGACTGGTGTGTTCGAGACCTTCCACACCTAAAACAAAACTAAAGGAGACAACAGAATATGAGACAAAACAACAGGAAACTGTACGGACTGGCCCAGGGGGCCATGATTGCAGCCATCTATGTGGCGCTTACCATGGTATTCGCGCCCATCAGCTTCGGCCCGGTCCAGTTCAGAATCGCGGAGGCGCTTTGCATACTGCCGTTCTTTACGCCGGCAGCCGTGCCCGGACTATTTGTGGGCTGCCTGCTTTCCAACCTGCTCTGCGGGGCCATGCCCCTGGACGTGGTATTCGGAAGCCTGGCCACGCTTATTGGCGCAGCCGGTTCATGGTATCTGAGAAAGCACAAGTGGTGCGTGTGCATTCCTCCAATTATGGCCAACACCATTATCATTCCATGGGTGTTACGATATGCCTATGGTTCTGAGGATATGATTCTTATGGCCATGGTGACAGTTGGAATCGGAGAGATTCTCGCAATCGGCGTGCTGGGCAATACGCTGCTGATTACACTTGAGCGGTATAAAAACCTGGTTTTCAGGCAGCAGGCGGCATAGTCGCTGTCAGGAGACAAGAAATATGAAACAATTGGGAGAGGACCGGGATTCGGCGCCTCTCCTTAATTTAATACGCAAAAACGTTTTGGAAAGCGGGTGAGCAGGCTCAAGCCGCGGCCAAAGCACATATCCTATATCAGGTCTGTTAAGGAGGAATGCCGGAGATCCGGTATTTCTCCATTTTGTTTGCCCAGCATGGGCGTTTTCTAATGGGTGAAAGTCCCAAGTGCGCGTAGGCAACAACGAAGCACATAGCCGAACAGCAAGGGTGTCCGCCGTGAGACGGAATCTGAAAGAAGCTGTAAGCAAACCTCTGACCTGACGGACAGGAACCGCATATAAGGCTCGGAAATACGGATAAGGTGGCAAAAGGCACTGAAGTCCAAAAGGTTGCCGGAAGTACGAGTAAATGCGGCAGGTACATGGAGGAAAAGAACACGCACCTTAACTGGGGAGGTCTCACAGGCGGTCTCATTAGCCGTAGTAACAACGAATTGTGAGAAGTCAGCAGAAGCCATAGTAGTGAGGAAGTTCCTGTAATGGGGACGGAGCGAAGGGCTGAACAATCAATCAGTTGAAGTACGTTCCACTTCGTAGCCGGAGCATACGCCTGTCGATGACTTCAAAGGCGGCAAAGGCAAAAGGGGCAGAAAGGAAACAACGCATGGACACAAGCAGTCTCATGGAGCAGATATTAAGCAGGGATAATCTAAATGCGGCGTATCTGCAAGTCGTAAGGAATAAAGGAGCGGCAGGCGTGGACGGGATGACCGTTGAAGAACTTGGCGCATATCTTTCGGAAAACGGCGAAAACATTAAGGAACAGTTGCGGACGAGGAAGTATAAGCCGAAGCCAGTCCGCAGGGTGGAGATACCCAAACCCGATGGTGGTACAAGAAATCTTGGAGTGCCAACAGCAGTAGACCGCTTTGTACAGCAGGCGGTGGCACAGGTGCTTACCCCGATATTTGAGGAGCAGTTTCACGACCACAGCTATGGATTCAGACCCAAGCGGTGTGCACAGCAGGCAGTCCTTAAAGCATTGGAAATGATGAATGACGGACACAACTGGATAGTGGATATCGACCTAGCGAAATTCTTTGACACAGTAGACCATGACAAGCTGATGACGATTTTCGGACGGACAATAAAGGACGGAGATGTCATATCGGTGGTAAGAAAGATTCTGGTCAGCGGCGTAATGATTGATGATGAGTATGAAGATACGGTAGTCGGCACACCGCAGGGTGGAAATATCTCGCCGCTGTTAGCAAATATCATGTTAAATGAGCTGGACAAAGAACTGGAAGCAAGGAGGCTGGATTTCGTCCGGTATGCAGATGACCTTATTATAATGGTCGGGAGCAGACAGGCGGCAGAGCGGGTAATGAAGAGCGTGGCTCGGTTTATAGAGGAAAAGCTTGGACTGAAAGTGAACGCGGAAAAGAGCAGGGTTGATAAACCAAAGGGCATTAAGTATCTGGGGTTTGGATTTTACTATGACTCATTTGCCAAAGGGTACAAAGCCAGACCACACCCGAAAGCGGCAGCAAAGTTCAAGGCGCAGATGAAGAAATATACAAGCAGGAGCTGGGGAGTGGGCAATGGTTATAAAATTGGGAAACTCAACCGGCTTATCCGAGGGTGGATAAATTATTTCAAAATCGGAAGCATGA is a window of Enterocloster clostridioformis DNA encoding:
- a CDS encoding type II toxin-antitoxin system PemK/MazF family toxin → MYRENKNMNQDAHQTILRGDLYYADLSPVVGSEQGGVRPVLVIQNDVGNKYSPTVIVAAITSRSTKAAIPTHVCIRRMRSGLKQDSTVLAEQIRTIDRNRLKEYIGHLDSGQMAGIEQAMVTSLGLGHLTGNMGQVFFPSYS
- a CDS encoding DUF134 domain-containing protein — protein: MARPYKARRICSVPTIDTFGPLNQEMDSAVELTLEEYETIRLIDWLDCTQEECADQMGVARTTVQAVYNSARKKLADCLVNGKRLEIRGGNYQLCPDGGNCCGKNCGKLGCRRRRCNNKPGGDCNEDCCNI
- a CDS encoding NifB/NifX family molybdenum-iron cluster-binding protein, with amino-acid sequence MKIAVTYENGQVFQHFGHTEEFKVYDTEDKKILSSQVVGTGGSGHEALAVFLKNLGVEVLICGGIGGGARTALDQAGIELYPGASGDADQAVEALLSGSLVYDPNTVCSHHHEGGEHNCHGHGHSCGEHN
- a CDS encoding MalY/PatB family protein encodes the protein MNQIIYKERKNTNSMKWDNCGEKFGNENLLPLWVADMDFEVPECVKDAIKEYADFGVFGYYNTPHAYADAFIRWEETYHNYQVKREWMRFAPGVVPAVNWLMHILTREQEGVIIMPPVYYPFRDAILNNNRQPVESPLVRTENGYVMDYKDFEEKIMEHDVKLFILCSPHNPVGRVWRSGEIQRALDICKKHHVYVISDEIHQDIIMKGHEHVVAATTGTYDDMLVTLTAGTKTFNLAACQNSILVIPDQGLRDRYDQYLKRLRINGGNAFGYIAVQSAYEKGRDWLEQVLDIIEANYRYMRNALLEALADVWISELEGTYLMWIDLGRYIKPEDMKHVIQDKCGLAVDYGSWFGEGGYDGFIRVNLATSKENIELAAQNIIRALKHV
- a CDS encoding ABC transporter ATP-binding protein, which encodes MIKDRVTLADMENIKINQLSFSYEDNGKLILKDINIEVQAGEFVCILGQSGCGKSTLLRLLAGLLKPTSGELLIGGKKVEGASLERGVVFQDYGLFPWMTAGENILLALKQRFPGRTKQELKQTAINMLLEVGLEESVYKMLPKELSGGMKQRCAIAQAFSMDPPILLMDEPFGALDAVTRARLQDLVLKLWAQDNPKKTVFFVTHDVDEAMLLANRIIVLGQSPSSIIYECAIPEDGRPTRETQFENMEMLRMRTKLICQINRDVADHIE
- a CDS encoding ABC transporter substrate-binding protein; the encoded protein is MKKRIFTVLLAAAMTVSLAACAGTAENNAGKKTEETSAGQSVSKETAESEAASKETPGENTQEQAASDEKASGGNAPEQSVVKWNCGTSGNVLLTIAEEKGYLKDEGITIEYVEANANADAMTLLATGKVDVVSNAGTSNPLQQIASGVDLTIFGGHMVEGCMPVVAKAGAEWNGIESFIGKKVAVNPSYFAFTGAVMDLGYDNPLEAVDWEIYSDYNDALAAVIRGDVEYALMGTGQNLAVQEMVKNGEIDIVSYQSEIMENYSCCRMEGQTQWVNDNPNTVKAVIRALLRAQSYYESNKEEAVKLHAAKIKATEEYVAAYMLDDEHYFVSVDPLKNFVKRAWDILDKTGFLDEKAKEINIDDHINTKLYEEALGEAAEAYGGEAPEFYQNMKTFFEENDK
- a CDS encoding ABC transporter permease; the encoded protein is MNKAGAFIKKYWITFCIFSGLVLLYVYVTENKLVNPYLFPSADAIKQAFISSRGMMAGNMLASFKLLIPSVTISLLIALFLGTIMGMNTRVREVLYPVIYAFSVIPSILLSPFVLLMAPSLFSASVFLIVYNIMWATLFATITGIMTIDKRYLDKAATLELRGFKRLIKVILPAASPSILAGFVNSLRSSFVMLVFAEMYGAGQGMGYFVKKYAELGIFANTWVGFVFMVIVLVIVMQIFELLKKHLLKWTIE
- a CDS encoding Uma2 family endonuclease; this translates as MPLPKERVYTIDDIYNLPNGERAELIDGQIYYMAPPNTTHQRISTFLHGTIFNYINSKNGPCEVFHAPFAVFLQAEDEKNNANYLEPDISVICDKDKLDNKGCHGAPDWTIEIVSSSSRQMDYYKKLALYQGAGVREYWIIDPAREVVMVYDLANETPPTIYRFTDSVKVNIYEDFSIDFSQFRL
- a CDS encoding QueT transporter family protein, which translates into the protein MRQNNRKLYGLAQGAMIAAIYVALTMVFAPISFGPVQFRIAEALCILPFFTPAAVPGLFVGCLLSNLLCGAMPLDVVFGSLATLIGAAGSWYLRKHKWCVCIPPIMANTIIIPWVLRYAYGSEDMILMAMVTVGIGEILAIGVLGNTLLITLERYKNLVFRQQAA
- the ltrA gene encoding group II intron reverse transcriptase/maturase, with protein sequence MDTSSLMEQILSRDNLNAAYLQVVRNKGAAGVDGMTVEELGAYLSENGENIKEQLRTRKYKPKPVRRVEIPKPDGGTRNLGVPTAVDRFVQQAVAQVLTPIFEEQFHDHSYGFRPKRCAQQAVLKALEMMNDGHNWIVDIDLAKFFDTVDHDKLMTIFGRTIKDGDVISVVRKILVSGVMIDDEYEDTVVGTPQGGNISPLLANIMLNELDKELEARRLDFVRYADDLIIMVGSRQAAERVMKSVARFIEEKLGLKVNAEKSRVDKPKGIKYLGFGFYYDSFAKGYKARPHPKAAAKFKAQMKKYTSRSWGVGNGYKIGKLNRLIRGWINYFKIGSMKRLCAKMDGQIRYRLRMCIWKHWKTPKNREKNLIKLGLPPNAAHGISYAKGYARVCRSWNLHICISKERLAKFGLVSMEDYYAEKAVTC